A window of Nitrospiraceae bacterium contains these coding sequences:
- the tuf gene encoding elongation factor Tu (EF-Tu; promotes GTP-dependent binding of aminoacyl-tRNA to the A-site of ribosomes during protein biosynthesis; when the tRNA anticodon matches the mRNA codon, GTP hydrolysis results; the inactive EF-Tu-GDP leaves the ribosome and release of GDP is promoted by elongation factor Ts; many prokaryotes have two copies of the gene encoding EF-Tu) — protein MVMPGDNVSVTAELISPIAMDQGLRFAVREGGKTVGSGVVTEILA, from the coding sequence AGATGGTGATGCCGGGGGACAATGTGAGTGTGACGGCGGAGTTGATCAGCCCGATCGCGATGGATCAGGGGTTGCGGTTTGCGGTGCGCGAGGGCGGCAAGACTGTCGGCTCCGGCGTCGTCACCGAAATCCTGGCGTAA